Part of the Coccinella septempunctata chromosome 3, icCocSept1.1, whole genome shotgun sequence genome is shown below.
tattttcccaaagaaatcaccaaaaagaatgaaagaaatcaaagcacccttgttttgtttagttttttacatttgagtttcaATAGGTATATTTTCTTTCGctggggtttatcatttaatttccttaccgaatttcaactatataatcacaaattctaatttttcaaaactatacaccgtcccaagttaCCTATTTCATTCGAGAGTTGAGAAATAAATGGATTTCAACTTgagtcccaagcctcccaactccGGTGGGTGACTTGCGACaactatattttattttttttaaatttatatccgaattctgaagtatggtatatatcctaatcaatagtctgagcaTATGGTAAATTTATCGTTTAACGCCCCCTCGGATTTttgcattaaaatttttttttagtggaAAATATGTGTTTTAGTATGATTCTTAGTAGTTTTCAATAATGGCATTGTGTCCGAATGATTTAAGGAATAAGAAAGAAGCCACCTCAGCTCTTATACTTGAGGTGACAATCTTGACAGGAAACTGATGAaaccaataataataatttaattgATGCGTGAATTCTGAATGCTTGAACTAATCCTTAAAATCGTCCAGGATATGCTAATCAACCTATTTTTCAGTTATCAAAACTAATACCAATACTCTAATCATCAGATTACAGTAAATGAAAAGCTCTTTCGGATTTTCTTGAGGTATATTTACTCTTTCGATGAACTTTTAGAATACTAATCCAACGAAATTCAAAACCTATAAAAGCCTTTTTGTAGTATACCTACCTACTGATTTTACAGATTTCAGAGTCCTTGAAAGAAGAACGGTGGGAAAATTTCCACATTCCTAAATAGGAATGTAAACGAAATGTGGCTTGaggaaaaatgaatatttcagattaCCTACTTACCTATTCaacaatatatttttcaaaatctttCGTATATAAAATTTGATGAGTAAGGTAATGGTAATCAATTTCATGTGGTCTTATTGTTATCAAGGGCAAGCTTCTGTGGACCTTAAAACATAACGACTAAATCTGTTTCACAGGACGTGAATTTTTTGTAATGCCTTGTTGTGGACACGCTACAAGTAGCAATTTTAAAGCTATATCGAGCTCAATTTCGCAAGGATTATACGGATTCACGATACTAAAGCCTATATTTATTTTAGTGAAGATAGAAAAAACGATTTTTAAgttattcaaatgaaaaaaaaatcacgctACAGTCCGCAATTCCATATCAGTCGATGTGAAATTTTGCGCGTTGGCGATCAACTGAAGCGTGATGGCAAACTGAGATTATTGGGTTTGGTCAGAATAGATCCGTTCTCGGATTTTTGAGATTTAGTGGGATACTTTTTTAGAAAAGAGAATTTCATTACAGGTTATCAAAGAGGAAATATTTttctggtaaaaaaaaaatcgagatactACAACATCCACTATAAAAGAGGTAATTTGGATGTTTAGGTGgatttcttttatttatattacatTTATTTTTCTATAATTATATTACAGGTGTTCTACctgatgtcaatttttgtaactaaaagGAGTACATGTTTGTTGTTTGTTCCTATCGAGAGACGAGATTTTTGATCTTTTACCAAGTAGAGTTTTCTAAAACTCGTGAAGCGCTGTGCGTCTGGCGCTTGTAGAATCTTTTGTGTCGATGCAAGCGTATTGAATCCTCTGATCCACTTCGAAGGTAGATCTACCTACTTTTAATCTTGTTTTTGATTTATCTGCGGAATAAAAATGTCAGTAAAACACCCATTCAAACTGAAGTCATCTTATTTGTGAATTTTAATATATTACAGAATTCTATGTTTCAGTGTTCTTAATTTGCAGCattttaaatgaatatttacaacatttcagagaaaatatggaaaaaaaaaactagatatatttcaatataaaaataaaatttggaaATGAACAGAGAGTAAATAatttatatatagatatatattaatttgaatatatgTGTGTTTACAAGGTGTGGTAAATCGCTCATTCCAAAAGTGCTAAGATGGACCCCAGGACATCCATCGTTTGATCATCTTCCAGTACTATGTCGAAGTAGTTCAAATagtcagataattttttttcagcctgaaaaattattattaatttagtTTATTTTATGATTCTCGAATTACTAACTCACCAAATCTTTTTCAAAGTATAAGAAACCTATTTTGAGCACAGCATTTGTATTGGGAAGACCATCAGCCATTCCAGCGTCTCCAATGGAATCTCCCAACAATATCACATTATTACGCTGGGAAATGAGTTTGAAATAATCTGTACCCTCCAGGGCATGCTCGTTTTTGCTATAGATGTGAATGAGTTTGCCTTGAAAACCCTGTACGACATTGTTCTTGTCGAAATCCAAAAAGTTAGATACAAcctgaaaagaaaaattattttcaattgaacGAAATTAATTTGAATGCAAAGCATCCGGTTATATTTGATCATATTCACCTGCCCTACTCTTGAAGGGAccatttatgattttttattaAGTTATTAGTTTTTTCTCTTGGTGAGATCATCAATCAACAAAGGAAGATGAAACGAAATTATAATAATCTACAATATTAGcgaaaaaactaaaattttttgaatgttGATTCTTGATTAAAAAAACTTTTATCTAACTTATTGCTATCTCAGGTTATTAATACATATTCAGATGCCACAAGATCTTATCACTATGTTTTTAATTGTGATCCCATGAATCGGAAAATTTGAAAGTTTAGGAATTTGTTCATAACTTATTGCTTGTTTGAATAAATATGTTTCTGTTTTGGGCTCATTATTTTCGACAATGTACATTTGGAATCGAACACGAAACAATAATTAATTATCGTCCAAAATCCACAAATTTCGTTTTGAAAAgaaacgaataaaaaaaatgaatcatCCATTCGGCTTTCTTCTAGTGTGTGTAAgtagatgaaattttgaaaaaaaaacaaatatgcgATGGCCATCCTATAGCTCCTCACTCATTCATTTTAAGGATCGGAAATTCTGGCAAGCATATAAAAATCGTATTTCTGAAAGTGTTGTTGCCACACACTCAAAATTGGAAATATCTATTGCTGAAATTATACTTGATATAACATTTTTACTGCCTTAGTTTAGCTCAAGTAAATATGAAGTATAagaatttcaaacatttttttcctactTCACACCACAAACTGCTTTTGTGGCAGAGGTCTAGCGTAGCGACCTGCAAACAGGCGATTGAGGGGCCAGTTGGCAAGCTCAATTTTCATAAATTCTGTTTTAGAAGATGAAACTTGGAAatatttcgattatttttcaaatattaaaCCTAGGTGCACTGCGATTTCAGAAGTAGATTGCTCCAAACCTTTACCGAATGTTACCCCAAAATTAGCAACTACCGTCCTCTATTCCATTTACGCTTTTGCCCGGGATATCGAAAACTGCGGTAATGCAACCAAAACTCATATTCCATGTAAATGATGGGTGGTCTTTTGAAAGAATTATTCAACTTATCGTTCACATGATACCTGAGATAAGGATCCATCATGAGAGATATGCAATTTAAAATTTAATGAAACAGGTGTTTGATgagatatattttgaaaagtttACCTTGACATTTGTGCGATAAATTCCATTGTGCTTCAATAAAGCAACAACAGTATCACCTAGACCAGCGGAAAATACTAGTACAGGCACATTCTTCTCCTCTAgagattgaaatatttttttacaccCATCTCTGAAAACGAAGAGAACACAAATTAATTACCTGACAGTCTAAGCATGGAAATTTATTATTGTTGCAGTGAAAGATATCTTGATGTATTTTACGAGTTTCAGGTTTGCAACATATCTATTATAAATATGAGAATTGATTTCAACATTCCATCAGGATTATCTTGAAAGAATATAACGGGAAAATTAAGCAACATTGATAACATTATCAATAATTGAAAGATTTTATTCATTCTCAGTGATATTAGACTGGATAAAATTCATCATATTATTATGAATAGTATACGGCACCATACCATACATTCATGAAATGTGATAAGACTGGACATCGATATTATTGTTTTTCTGATTTCGACAATTCttatttttcgttattccaatACAGTTTTGAAGTGAACGAATATTGGGATTCATAGAAATACGATATCGATTATGTGTATATTGAACAACAAAAGACAATCACATTTCTTGCGAAAAAGCGGTTGTTTTTATAAAAGAACGAAAGTAGGCAGAATTGGTGCATATTTGATGTCACTATAATAATtccaaaatatcaaaaactagTTAACCAATTCGgtattataaaaaattcaattagttAATAAACTACTGCGCGAAATATCCtaacttatttttgatgttttgTGATATATTGCAGCACTAATATTATACAACATCACTAAGGTCataaaactgagaaaaaaaaattatacaacaaATGGAATTCTATTAAACGCACACACTCAGAAATAGAGGTTTTTGTCCTTAGTGAGTATATGAAATGAGTCACGATTCTACGCCTACTAATCATCAACAACTTTTTTAACGCATTTTCAGGGTAAattcttttttatattttctatcgATTGAAAATGGTGAACTCGATAAGATCCGTTTTTGGGCAGAAATCCGTTCACGGTGATGCTGCAAAATCCTCCAGTTTTCTCAACTATTAAAGGTCAACATGATTTTTTAAACACAAGCTTTTTTATATCTTTAAATATTcggttattttattcattggaattttaaattttcgccAAGTGTGATACAAATATAAATTCGCATTATGTTACCCATTTGCACCCCAAGTTGAGTTAATTGCTGAGAGGTTAGTTATATCACGTATTTCTTGTTGTTAATTAATTCATTAGTTTTTTGTATTCCTCCTCTCTTCAAAATGGTTATCTATTATTTTACCACAACTGCTTCTCAAAATCTGTTCAAATTCATTGATAGTTTTTGAAGCTACTTATGAGTACGTCTCCTAGGTCAAGATCTTCTGTTTTTTACGGGATAAATAGGTATGTAGCATTatgtatttcgaaaaataagcaATTCATAAGCAAGTTAtgaatcaaaatgaaaattaatattgtCGATGGGTATTTGAGTTGATTTGAACGTATTAGAACGTACAGTATGAAATATATTAAATGGACAAATATCACTCTCATGCGTTTTTTATTTCATCCTTGATAATAAAAGGAGACAGATTTCTAGTATGAATATCAGGTATATGGTATATCTCCATTGTGTATAAATATTCTTGATATCGCGTACTGTAGGGATAACCACTCAGTGGCTCAAAATGGTCATTCCTCTAGGAGGTTCATTGTGAAAACAGagaatttgaaggaaaaaatttcGCAAAAAACGCATTAAAAATTGGGAGGACAGAGATTGAGTGGACTATTGGAAGCTAGTTTAGGTGCTTCTTTTAATGCCTTCTTAATGGGTAGAAGGttgatgaaaacattttttgttcgtGATCATTGGGGACCCCATCAAGCTGATGATCATTCGAGATTGCGTTATAATGCTTATTGTATTAGCAAAgctgtaaaaaaattattcagcaacTTCGATGCatcaaaatggaaaaatttagaGAGCCTTTATATAAGGCAGTCAATAAATTATAGTGAAACAAAGAACACAGAGTAGGTAATGTGTTGTATGATGCTtaaacaatatacagggtgttaccaaATAAGGGCAGAAGGTTTTAGGGTATGAAGG
Proteins encoded:
- the LOC123309861 gene encoding 7-methylguanosine phosphate-specific 5'-nucleotidase, which codes for MQRYQKMVRDLVSDIKLLNRVNVHIKDKTRVNEILGKIVEGGFKQLQIVSDFDQTITKQHENGKKHLSSFGIFRCCPSLPKEHVELTDSFARKYKPIECDLTIPIEERKKHMEEWYSDTEKSLKGIEISPEEISDIAKKYGPCLRDGCKKIFQSLEEKNVPVLVFSAGLGDTVVALLKHNGIYRTNVKVVSNFLDFDKNNVVQGFQGKLIHIYSKNEHALEGTDYFKLISQRNNVILLGDSIGDAGMADGLPNTNAVLKIGFLYFEKDLAEKKLSDYLNYFDIVLEDDQTMDVLGSILALLE